Proteins encoded within one genomic window of Mesorhizobium sp. AR10:
- a CDS encoding Crp/Fnr family transcriptional regulator: MASASANDSNDLPRLARIDPLLFDLLFSGCKVERYAAGQHLFVQEDAADRIYGVMNGTVEISIYSPGGQKLVANIELSRSLVGEIGALDGRPRTATAICLTGCELVSLSRTQLFDRIEKNPPLARAMIELLCARLRWVSGELGDQAFFGIEARLAKRLVFLAEVMADSAGWIPISQSELGEFLGATRESVNKTLNDWRSRSIIAIKRGGLRITNAAALNQIADSQDDD; encoded by the coding sequence ATGGCTTCCGCCAGCGCGAACGACAGCAATGATCTGCCGCGCCTTGCGCGGATTGATCCGCTCCTGTTCGATCTTCTTTTCAGTGGCTGCAAAGTCGAACGCTACGCCGCCGGCCAGCATCTCTTCGTTCAGGAGGATGCCGCCGACCGCATCTACGGTGTGATGAACGGCACGGTGGAGATCTCGATCTATTCGCCGGGCGGCCAGAAGCTGGTGGCCAATATCGAGCTGTCCCGCAGTCTTGTGGGCGAGATCGGCGCGCTCGACGGGCGCCCGCGCACCGCCACCGCCATTTGCCTTACCGGCTGCGAGCTGGTCTCGCTAAGCCGAACGCAACTCTTTGATCGCATTGAAAAAAATCCACCGTTGGCGCGCGCCATGATCGAACTGTTGTGTGCGCGGCTGCGCTGGGTCAGTGGCGAACTCGGGGATCAGGCATTCTTCGGCATCGAGGCCAGGCTGGCGAAGCGGCTGGTCTTTCTGGCCGAAGTGATGGCGGACAGTGCAGGATGGATACCGATCTCTCAGTCCGAACTGGGGGAATTCCTCGGGGCTACACGCGAGTCGGTCAACAAGACGCTCAACGACTGGCGCAGCCGCTCGATCATCGCCATCAAGCGTGGCGGCCTGCGCATCACCAACGCTGCGGCACTCAACCAGATTGCCGACTCGCAGGATGATGACTGA
- a CDS encoding MBL fold metallo-hydrolase, translating into MSRRPATRRTPRPASPAAAPKPAVTVRHYCQGIGDCHLLSFPKADGSLFRMLIDCGIHTSVKGGPALIGDIVADIKAETGGKIDVLVVTHEHWDHVSGFLTSDDLFKDFSVGEVWMGWTENPVDLEAIELDKSRAQALRVLQGASRRLDAERGLSPHLSGVRDGLQSVLGFQFGAKGERVRAARDAAIKLSAKQPPAYFEPGAAPLSIAALPNLRIYVLGPPRDKAALRLEERTSEMYPLGPGGPFARALSAGLAVNETGDGTWLDELSPFERSVGTELSAVLSGSASDTQGDIGAFVWKHYSGQVAEARPEEDPDQSWRRIDADWLGIAADLAMQLDRGVNNTSLVLAFEFIDTGRVFLFPGDAQIGNWLSWKDLKWPVGQGTVTAADLMAGTVYLKVAHHGSHNATPQRQGLELMTNADLSAFIPTNEHDAGKVRWREMPYDAILTALADRTNGRVIRADDAWLANKNGKPAFASPSGSILAVRNAPRDASRGPGGLWVEVDLA; encoded by the coding sequence ATGTCTAGAAGACCGGCAACCCGCAGAACACCTCGACCTGCCAGTCCTGCTGCGGCCCCCAAGCCGGCTGTCACCGTGCGGCATTATTGCCAGGGCATTGGTGACTGCCATCTCCTGAGCTTTCCCAAAGCGGACGGCTCGCTGTTTCGCATGCTCATCGATTGCGGCATCCACACATCGGTCAAGGGCGGCCCGGCTCTCATCGGCGACATCGTCGCCGACATCAAGGCCGAGACGGGTGGCAAGATCGACGTTCTCGTCGTTACCCACGAACATTGGGACCATGTTTCAGGCTTCCTCACCTCGGACGACTTGTTCAAGGATTTTTCCGTCGGCGAAGTGTGGATGGGCTGGACCGAAAACCCAGTTGATCTCGAAGCGATCGAGCTCGACAAATCCAGGGCTCAGGCCTTGAGGGTGCTGCAGGGGGCAAGCCGCAGGCTCGACGCCGAGCGCGGCCTGAGCCCGCATCTGTCGGGAGTCCGCGACGGGCTGCAATCCGTCCTCGGTTTCCAGTTCGGGGCCAAGGGCGAACGGGTTCGCGCGGCGCGCGACGCTGCCATCAAACTTTCGGCAAAGCAGCCTCCTGCCTATTTCGAGCCCGGCGCGGCGCCGCTGTCGATTGCCGCGCTGCCCAATCTGCGCATCTATGTGCTCGGTCCGCCGCGCGACAAGGCAGCGCTGCGTCTGGAGGAAAGGACGAGCGAAATGTATCCGCTTGGCCCCGGCGGACCGTTCGCGCGGGCGCTCAGTGCTGGCCTGGCGGTGAACGAAACCGGCGACGGAACCTGGCTGGACGAGCTCAGCCCCTTCGAGCGCAGCGTCGGCACTGAACTGTCGGCGGTGTTGAGCGGCAGCGCCAGCGATACGCAAGGCGACATCGGCGCCTTTGTCTGGAAGCATTATTCCGGCCAGGTAGCCGAGGCTCGACCGGAAGAGGATCCCGACCAGTCCTGGCGCCGCATCGACGCCGACTGGCTCGGCATCGCCGCCGATCTTGCCATGCAGCTCGACCGCGGCGTCAACAACACCAGCCTCGTGCTGGCCTTCGAATTCATCGACACCGGCAGGGTCTTCCTGTTCCCGGGCGATGCGCAGATCGGCAACTGGCTGAGCTGGAAGGATTTGAAATGGCCAGTGGGGCAGGGGACCGTGACGGCGGCCGACCTCATGGCGGGCACCGTCTATCTGAAGGTCGCCCATCACGGCAGCCACAACGCGACGCCGCAAAGGCAGGGCCTCGAGCTGATGACCAATGCCGATCTTTCCGCCTTCATTCCCACCAACGAGCACGACGCCGGGAAGGTACGTTGGCGCGAAATGCCCTACGACGCCATCCTGACCGCACTTGCCGACAGGACCAACGGCCGCGTCATCCGCGCCGACGATGCCTGGCTCGCAAACAAGAACGGAAAGCCGGCATTTGCTTCGCCTTCCGGCTCGATCCTGGCGGTTCGCAATGCGCCGCGCGATGCGTCTCGTGGCCCAGGTGGCCTCTGGGTCGAAGTAGACCTTGCTTGA
- a CDS encoding phosphoglycolate phosphatase, which translates to MTRPIIVFDLDGTLVDTAPDLLDSLNHSLAAGQLAAVDEAGFKRFVGHGGRVMIERAHAAQQRSLQSEEHDRLLKLFLDHYTDNIPGKSRPYPGVVEAIARFEAAGYLLAVCTNKYEANSVALIEALGLSKHFAAIAGQDTFAFRKPDPRHLIETIALAGGDPHRALMVGDSQTDIDTAKAAGIPVVAVDFGYTDRHVREFEPSAVISHFDALTLDLAERLIKAAAGR; encoded by the coding sequence ATGACCCGACCGATCATCGTGTTCGACCTCGACGGGACGCTGGTCGATACAGCGCCGGACCTGCTCGACAGCCTCAACCACAGTCTTGCCGCCGGTCAACTGGCGGCCGTCGATGAAGCCGGCTTCAAGCGCTTCGTCGGCCATGGCGGCCGGGTGATGATCGAGCGGGCGCACGCCGCGCAGCAAAGATCGCTGCAGAGCGAGGAACACGACCGGCTGCTGAAACTGTTTCTCGATCACTACACCGACAACATCCCCGGCAAGTCGCGCCCCTATCCCGGCGTTGTCGAGGCGATCGCGCGGTTCGAGGCGGCCGGCTATCTCTTGGCCGTCTGCACCAACAAATACGAGGCCAACTCGGTGGCGTTGATCGAGGCGCTCGGCCTGTCGAAACATTTTGCGGCAATAGCCGGGCAGGACACATTCGCTTTCCGCAAGCCCGATCCGCGCCATCTCATCGAAACCATCGCGTTGGCCGGCGGCGATCCGCATCGCGCGCTGATGGTTGGCGATTCGCAGACCGACATCGATACGGCCAAAGCTGCTGGAATCCCGGTGGTCGCCGTCGATTTCGGCTACACCGACCGCCATGTACGCGAATTCGAACCGTCGGCGGTGATCTCGCATTTCGATGCGCTGACACTCGATCTGGCGGAACGGCTGATCAAAGCGGCCGCAGGACGCTGA
- a CDS encoding S8 family serine peptidase gives MAATTGLLIKVRGDGAGFAASSRSLRLGAVEVEPILTVPPSASRGDFGAGADRGATWLKLGAKQSDNPWDDAHALVGRGEAFAAAGGSEILAIEPDLVQQWDYRDSNGDRGMAASASPVCAFDDQNPSGGQATVPGVVAWNAGVAFSQFAAARAKVGAKQAKITIAHLDTGFDPAHRTLPAGLVAALQRNFVNDGTGPNNATDHAPAGGLASNRGHGTGTLSLLAGNRLDGTSPHWSGFTDFVGAAPQARIIPVRIADWVVRLTTGTMVQGIDYARSKGAQVLSMSMGGLTSEALVDAVNLAYDNGVVMVTAAGNNYTITPSSIVFPARYNRVLAACGVMGDGRAYSGLSFGTMQGNFGPASKMTTALGAYTPNVPWAEIDCAKIVDMDGSGTSAATPQIAAAAALWLAEHWDVVKNYSQAWMRIEAVRFALFSKAAKSTAKMGAAETLQKIGQGVVRAGAALSVMPRAENQLTKLPPAQSSWGWLDFITGGGNSAAPLSPAARQRRKMLTLELTQMAQRAASVDRAIADPDGDPAAISAAARNRYLEAALDEGNPSKPLRVFLENMLGRAGARPVTATQTTPASPVKRKPRPLPPPKRRLRIYALDPSVAKRLDSVSVFQATLSVPWDDKPSTANALMPGPVGEYLEIVDVDPASNRVYDPVDLNDKILLAQDGFPPSEGNPQFHQQMVYAVAMTTIGHFERALGRRALWAPHYPAGRSGDMTMKAHEVPRLRIYPHALRTDNAYYSPDKKALLFGYFPAGSKAGDVTTPGTTVFSCLSSDIVAHEMSHALLDGLHRRFQEASNPDVPAFHEAFADIVALFQHFTLKELVSFEIAKARGDVSAATLLSGIGRQFGEGSGRAGPLRDYGGAAMADLDYDKTFEPHDRGSILVFAVYQAFLAIADRRTDDLIQLATGGTGVLPAGTLHPSLVERLTDETAKIAQQMLTMCIRALDYCPAVDITFGEYLRALITADIDAFPDDPLHYRLAFMESFRKWKLLPRDVRTISEETLAWSAPDDPSPGWLNGLLRDVDLSWNQKLNRSEIFALNEKNRHTLWKAMRKAFVANPDLYKQFGLLPDLPRYDQHGGLLRKARKGETTFDIFGVRATRRVEPDGSFRTEVIAVIQQRIPVQLDGTPALSGVKAGDGFFWFRGGATVIIDPRKGQEEIRYSIIKNTGSTDRQKRQSQTATANYLSPLRALYFGSEISEPFAMLHASHGDDDV, from the coding sequence ATGGCAGCAACAACGGGGCTCCTGATCAAGGTTCGTGGTGACGGTGCAGGCTTTGCAGCAAGCAGCCGGTCGCTTCGCCTCGGAGCGGTCGAAGTCGAGCCGATCCTGACCGTGCCGCCAAGCGCTTCCCGCGGCGATTTTGGCGCCGGTGCCGATCGCGGCGCGACCTGGCTCAAGCTCGGCGCGAAACAATCGGACAATCCGTGGGATGACGCCCACGCTCTTGTCGGCCGCGGCGAGGCTTTCGCGGCAGCCGGCGGTTCCGAGATTCTGGCCATCGAGCCCGACCTCGTTCAACAGTGGGACTACAGGGACAGCAACGGCGACCGCGGCATGGCAGCAAGCGCCAGTCCGGTCTGCGCCTTCGATGACCAGAATCCAAGCGGCGGCCAGGCCACAGTGCCCGGCGTTGTCGCCTGGAATGCGGGGGTGGCCTTCAGCCAGTTCGCGGCCGCCCGTGCCAAGGTCGGCGCCAAGCAGGCCAAAATCACCATCGCCCATCTCGATACCGGCTTCGATCCTGCGCACCGCACCTTGCCCGCCGGGCTCGTCGCGGCGCTGCAGCGCAATTTCGTCAATGACGGCACCGGGCCGAACAACGCAACCGATCACGCCCCGGCAGGCGGCCTCGCCAGCAATCGCGGCCACGGCACCGGCACGCTCAGCCTGCTCGCCGGCAACAGACTGGACGGCACATCGCCGCACTGGTCGGGTTTTACCGATTTCGTCGGCGCCGCTCCGCAAGCAAGGATCATCCCGGTGCGCATTGCCGACTGGGTGGTTCGTCTGACCACCGGCACGATGGTGCAAGGCATCGACTATGCCCGTTCCAAAGGCGCCCAGGTCCTGTCGATGAGCATGGGTGGCCTCACCTCCGAAGCGCTGGTCGACGCGGTCAATCTTGCCTACGACAACGGCGTCGTCATGGTCACCGCCGCCGGCAACAACTACACGATCACACCAAGCAGCATCGTCTTTCCGGCTCGCTACAACCGCGTGCTGGCAGCCTGTGGTGTGATGGGCGACGGTCGTGCCTACTCCGGCCTCAGCTTCGGCACCATGCAGGGCAATTTCGGGCCGGCTTCGAAGATGACGACCGCGCTTGGCGCCTACACGCCGAATGTGCCGTGGGCTGAGATCGACTGTGCCAAGATCGTCGATATGGACGGTTCCGGCACGTCCGCGGCAACGCCGCAGATCGCCGCTGCGGCAGCGCTTTGGCTGGCCGAGCACTGGGATGTCGTGAAGAACTATTCGCAAGCCTGGATGCGCATCGAAGCTGTCCGTTTCGCGCTGTTTTCCAAGGCGGCCAAGTCGACGGCCAAAATGGGAGCCGCCGAGACGCTGCAGAAGATCGGGCAGGGCGTGGTCCGGGCGGGTGCCGCGCTGTCGGTGATGCCACGGGCGGAGAACCAGCTGACGAAACTGCCGCCGGCGCAATCCTCCTGGGGCTGGCTCGATTTCATCACCGGCGGCGGCAATTCCGCGGCGCCGCTGTCGCCTGCAGCTCGCCAGCGGCGAAAGATGCTGACGCTGGAACTGACGCAGATGGCGCAGCGTGCCGCCTCGGTCGACCGGGCGATCGCCGACCCCGATGGCGATCCAGCCGCCATCTCGGCCGCAGCACGCAATCGCTATCTGGAAGCAGCACTTGACGAAGGCAATCCATCGAAACCGCTGCGCGTCTTTCTTGAAAACATGCTGGGGAGGGCAGGTGCCAGACCGGTCACCGCCACGCAGACGACGCCGGCATCGCCGGTCAAGCGCAAGCCACGCCCTTTGCCGCCGCCCAAACGGCGGCTGCGCATCTATGCGCTCGATCCGTCAGTGGCCAAGCGCCTCGATTCCGTCTCCGTCTTCCAGGCCACGCTTTCCGTTCCGTGGGACGACAAGCCGTCGACGGCCAACGCGTTGATGCCCGGTCCGGTTGGAGAATATCTCGAGATCGTCGATGTCGATCCGGCGTCCAACCGTGTCTACGATCCGGTCGATCTCAACGACAAGATCTTGCTGGCGCAGGACGGCTTCCCGCCATCGGAAGGCAATCCGCAGTTCCACCAGCAGATGGTCTATGCCGTGGCCATGACCACGATCGGGCATTTCGAGCGCGCATTGGGCCGCCGCGCGCTATGGGCTCCGCACTATCCCGCCGGTCGCAGCGGCGACATGACAATGAAGGCTCATGAAGTGCCGCGGCTGCGCATCTATCCGCATGCGCTGCGCACTGACAATGCCTATTACAGCCCGGACAAGAAGGCCTTGCTGTTCGGCTATTTCCCCGCCGGGAGCAAGGCGGGCGACGTCACCACGCCGGGCACGACGGTGTTTTCCTGCCTGTCGAGCGACATCGTCGCCCATGAAATGTCGCATGCGCTGCTCGACGGGCTGCACCGCCGTTTCCAGGAAGCGTCCAACCCGGACGTGCCGGCTTTCCATGAGGCCTTTGCCGACATCGTCGCCCTGTTCCAGCACTTTACCCTCAAGGAGCTGGTCAGCTTCGAGATTGCCAAGGCGAGGGGCGATGTCTCTGCGGCCACGCTGCTGTCCGGCATCGGCAGGCAGTTCGGCGAAGGCAGCGGCCGCGCCGGACCGCTGCGCGACTACGGCGGTGCCGCCATGGCCGACCTCGACTATGACAAGACGTTCGAGCCGCATGACCGCGGCTCGATCCTGGTCTTCGCCGTCTACCAGGCGTTCCTGGCCATCGCCGACCGCCGCACCGACGACCTGATACAACTGGCCACCGGTGGAACCGGCGTGCTGCCCGCCGGCACCTTGCACCCCAGCCTGGTCGAGCGCCTCACCGACGAGACCGCCAAGATCGCGCAGCAGATGCTGACCATGTGCATTCGCGCGCTCGACTACTGCCCGGCCGTCGACATCACCTTCGGCGAGTATCTGCGCGCGCTGATCACGGCCGACATCGACGCTTTCCCCGACGACCCGCTGCACTATCGTCTCGCCTTCATGGAATCCTTCCGCAAATGGAAGCTGTTGCCGCGCGACGTGCGCACGATATCGGAGGAGACGCTTGCCTGGAGCGCGCCCGACGATCCTTCGCCCGGCTGGCTGAACGGCTTGCTGCGCGACGTCGATCTGAGCTGGAACCAGAAACTCAATCGCTCCGAAATCTTCGCCCTCAACGAGAAGAACCGGCACACGCTTTGGAAGGCGATGCGGAAGGCCTTTGTTGCCAATCCCGATCTCTACAAGCAGTTCGGCCTGCTGCCTGACCTGCCGCGCTATGACCAGCATGGTGGGTTGCTCCGCAAGGCGCGCAAGGGCGAGACCACCTTCGACATCTTCGGCGTGCGCGCGACCCGCCGCGTCGAGCCCGACGGCTCGTTCCGCACAGAGGTGATCGCCGTCATCCAGCAACGCATTCCGGTCCAACTCGACGGCACGCCGGCACTGAGCGGCGTGAAGGCCGGCGACGGCTTTTTCTGGTTCCGCGGCGGCGCCACCGTCATCATCGACCCGCGCAAGGGGCAGGAAGAAATCCGCTACTCGATCATCAAGAACACCGGCAGTACCGACCGGCAGAAGCGCCAGTCGCAGACCGCGACCGCGAATTACCTGTCGCCGCTGCGGGCGCTCTATTTCGGCAGCGAGATTTCCGAGCCCTTCGCCATGCTGCATGCCAGCCATGGAGACGACGATGTCTAG
- the rpiA gene encoding ribose-5-phosphate isomerase RpiA has product MDARQLKVEAARAALTHVTDGMRLGIGTGTTAEEFVRLLAEKIATGLTVVGVPTSERTAILCRELGVPLSTLEETPELDLTIDGADEVDPALTLIKGGGGALLREKIVAAASARMIVIADRSKMVETLGRFPLPIEVNKFGLRATEIAVRAAAEKLGLSGPATLRMTGGHPFVTDGGHFILDASFGRIPDTRALSNALHAIPGVVEHGLFIGLASAAIIAGGDGIQTVHAARKPGSSTDHDVA; this is encoded by the coding sequence ATGGATGCGAGGCAACTGAAGGTCGAGGCCGCACGGGCAGCACTGACCCACGTGACGGATGGCATGCGACTCGGCATCGGCACCGGCACGACGGCCGAGGAATTCGTGCGGCTGCTCGCCGAGAAAATTGCCACCGGCCTGACCGTCGTCGGCGTACCGACCTCCGAGCGCACCGCCATCCTTTGCCGCGAGCTTGGCGTGCCGCTGTCGACGCTGGAGGAAACGCCCGAGCTCGACCTCACCATCGATGGTGCCGACGAGGTCGACCCGGCGCTGACCCTGATCAAGGGCGGCGGCGGTGCGCTGCTGCGCGAAAAGATCGTCGCGGCGGCTTCGGCGCGCATGATCGTCATTGCCGACCGCTCAAAAATGGTCGAGACGCTCGGTCGCTTTCCGCTGCCGATCGAAGTCAATAAATTCGGCTTGCGCGCGACCGAAATCGCGGTTCGCGCGGCGGCTGAAAAGCTCGGTCTTTCCGGCCCCGCCACATTGAGGATGACGGGGGGCCACCCTTTTGTTACAGACGGCGGCCATTTTATCCTCGATGCATCTTTTGGCCGCATTCCGGATACAAGAGCGCTTTCGAATGCTCTCCACGCCATTCCTGGCGTGGTCGAGCATGGTCTTTTCATCGGGCTGGCGTCAGCGGCCATCATCGCCGGCGGCGAC